The Elephas maximus indicus isolate mEleMax1 chromosome 17, mEleMax1 primary haplotype, whole genome shotgun sequence DNA segment GTCTCTCCACAAGAGTTAGGAAAAGCCAGGCCACATACTGTTTAgttagggaaaaaaatggaacacCTCCCTACAATCCTGCTTTAAACCTAAGCTGACTTATCCTTTTTACTCTgaaagtcattaaaccaaaaaaaaaaatctctgccgtcaagtcgattccaactcctagggaccctataggacacagtagaactgccccatatggttcccaagaagtacctggtggattcgaactgccaaccttctggttagcaaccatagctcttaaccactatggcaccagggtctCCCTGAAAGTTATTAAGAGTTTGGCAATATAGCAAGGTGAGTGAGAAACAGTATGTGGAAGCTTACACATGTTTAGAGATTACAAACTAGATATAggggccagaaatcaaacccagatTCTAGAGGAAAAAGAAATGTCAAGCCTGATACAATATAGGTGTGAAGGGGTCTACTCTGCTTTGGCAACCCCTAGCCTCCTTTCATACTCTGCCCACAACACTCTGCAGCAACCCAAAGAAGAGACTCTAAAGTTAGGGCTTTCTGGAACTGTGACAGGCCAATATGAAAATATCACAGTGAGAGACCCTGTGGCACCCCTCATATCAGTGATGCCTTCTCAAGTGGGAAGGAAAGCACAGACCAGCCCTCCTTTGTCGGCCTCAAGATCCCACAAAGACACTCTACCCAAATCTCTCCTCTGcagggttttcctctttccttgttgAGCACAGCAATAGGCATCTTTTGCAATGGTCTCCACAAACAGTTCCTGTGGAGCAAACAAGAAGAGTTTTATCAGTGGGTTCCAGCACAGTTCTTTGTGAGCCACGCTGTTGGGGGACAGGGTGTTCTCAGGGAAGCTGAAGGAAGGCTGTCCTGAATTTCATGAAGGTCTATTCCCCTCCCTTCTATCCCAGTAGGCCTGAATGAAAAGTCCCCTGCCTCTAACTTGTAAATTCACCTCACTCATTCACTTGAGACGCCTACAAGTTCTGTGTTGGCCACCGaacatgaaaattaaaatcattgCCCAGGCCCTCATGAAGAGACAGATGTGCGAACAATGAACAAACTAGTATAACTACTGTAGGGATGTGACCCTTTTCCTCCATCTTTCCCTTCTGACACACCTCAGAATCAGGCCCCTCTCCCAGCTCTCGGTCCCCAAGCAAACCCCGCCCAGAccctccctttctcctcctcctctcaagCCGTCACTAAGCCCCGCCCCTATCGCTCCGCCCCTCGGAAGGCCCCCGAGGCCCCGCCCCTTGCAGCGCTCGCTCTCCCTCCCGCCCCCGCCATTGGGGTGGGCCTCGCGCCAACGCCGCACCGCGGCTCGTGCCAGGATGAAAATGGCTTCCTGTCCCGCGAGCGTCACGTCGGGGTCCGCCTTGACCAGGGCCTTCACTCGTGCCAGAGGCAGCCTTGAAAGACGAGCCCCGGACGCATTGGTCGGGGCTTGGGGCTGCGGGGTCGCTGCCTCACCACCAGACCCCTCCTCCTCGTGGGGTGTCCCGCTACCAGCCGCCGCCGCCATCCCGGCCCCGAGCGTCCTGCGCGCGGCCGATGACTGAGCGCGCGCATGCGGCGCCGGGCCTTTTCCCGCGCGGGCTTTAAGCCACGCCCCCTGTGGGCTCATGCCCCCGCCCCAGGCGCTCTTGGGAAGCTCGGCCTGCAGGAACCCGGCGCAGGGCGTTACGCGGGCGGGAGTAGGGCGCCGGGCGCCGTCCGGCTTTGTCACCACTGCCTCGCTTGCCGTTCCCCAGTGGCCCTCCGGCGCTGTCTGGCTTTTTTGAGCCCAAGCACCGCCACGTAGCCGGTGACAGTGGTGACTGGGCTGGGCTAGTGCTGGGGGAGCACCAAGGTCTGGAGAAACCTAAACCCGGCCAGCGAGAGGGCGAGTCTCGGTCGATGACGGGTGTCCCCGAGGCTGAGGGGCCAAGTGCCAGAGCGAAGCCCGGACGTTCCCGGGAGGGCCCAGCACCCAGGCAAGAGGGTACCCAGGAGGCCGCGAAGCCTGAACCAGCGTTAGGAGAACAAGTTTTATATACTCTTGAAAGAGGTGTGGGACTTTggtaagcagagatggaggaagttCAGTCCAGGCAGAGGAAGCCACAAAGAAAGGCAGGGAGTTTGGAAAGCATGAAGATACTGCGATCACAGGGTGTCCACGTTTGTTCCAATCACCGGTTCCATCAGAGCATTGGTTCTCACACTTTGGTCTCAAGTGTTAAGCtctttatactcttaaaaattattggggACCCCAAAGAACTTTAATGTAGGTTATGTCTATCAATAGTTattatattagaaattaaaacaaagttTTAAAATACTCATTTACTGTAATaatcccattaacataaataatatttttatataacaaCTTCAAAAATACTAAATTTGGGGGGAAGGGTGgcattgttaatatttttatataacaaCTTCAAAAATACTAAATTTGGGGGTAAGGGTGGCattgttttaccttttttttcaaatctttttaATGTCTGAGTTAATTAGAAGACGTTAGTTTCTGTTAGCTGCTAATGTATGATAACATTATCACTTGCCACATAAAAAAAGGTCTGGAAAATTCCACTATATCTTCTTgagaaaatgagaatgaaaaaggcAGATAACCTCTTAGTACTATTAAGAAAATAGTTTTGACTTCCCCTTCTCAGAAAAGCAGTTCCaggacccccccacccccaccccagggtcCTCACACACCTTGAATTGGCAAAGAGAAACAGTATTTGCAATATCAGGTTTAATCTAAATCCATTCTCTTAAAGTAATTGCTCACATTTTTTAGTACATGCTATGTGCATGATTCAGAGTGGTTTACATTTGTGTAAACCGTTATTTATGTAATTTTCATAATACCCTCTCGAGGTACGTAATAATTTAACCTCATTTTATtgttgaggaaattgaggcacagagtggttaaTAGTTCACGCACAGCAGAATATGGTGAAGCTAAGATGAAGTTGAATTAGATGACATCTGAAATCGCTCTCTATTCCAAAATTATGTGGTATACTCTGCCTGTGGCTGGACTAAAATAGGGACGCCACTACAGCATGGCCCAGAATTTAAAGTTGCAGAAGGGAAGTCACTGAAATTTCCACAGGAGCCTCCTTTAGGGTCTTAATCCTGAGTCTGTCATCGGATTACGTTTGTAGACTCTGCTATGCATAGAAAGCTCCAggcaaaaccataaaaaaaaaaaaaaattaaaaaccatggCTGGATTTTTGTGCCCCACTGCGTAGAACACTTCACAGAGCAACATCCCAACCAGCTCAGAGTAGTGAAAtactaatactaaaaaaaaagaaaaaatcgtTGCCGTGGGGATGATTCTGACTagtgatgaccctataggacagagtagagctgccccataggatttccaaagttgtaatcttatggaagcagacttccacatct contains these protein-coding regions:
- the POLE4 gene encoding DNA polymerase epsilon subunit 4, which gives rise to MSPQGAWLKARAGKGPAPHARAQSSAARRTLGAGMAAAAGSGTPHEEEGSGGEAATPQPQAPTNASGARLSRLPLARVKALVKADPDVTLAGQEAIFILARAAELFVETIAKDAYCCAQQGKRKTLQRRDLDNAIEAVDEFAFLEGTLD